The genomic stretch TGTATCAAGTGGTCCAAATGTATCAGGTGGACCAAATATGCCTGGTGGATCAAATATGCCAGGTGGACCAAATATGCCAGGTGGATCAAATATGCCAGGTGGACCAAATATGCCAGGTGGATCAAATATGCCAGGTGGACCAAATATACCTGGAGGACCGTCTCCACCAAGCATTCCTCAAATACCCAATTTACCAACCATTCCGGGTATGCCTAATATACTGAATTTACCCAACTTACCTAATTTGTCAAATTTTCCCAATTTCCCTGGTTTACCAAATATACCAAACCTTCCAGGTATTGTACCCcacaatattaataatagcCACTTTATGAGTGCTAACCCAATGAACCCAATAGGCATGCCTTTTATGCCTGGTTTATTACCCAATATGAATACATGTGACTACtatcataaaaatttaatgcCCATGCATCCCGGTTACgataattacaataatataatgtatggACAACCAAATAATTTAGGTATGCCCATACCACCaaataatatggaaaatataaatgatatggCTACGAATAATCCTAACATgattaaaatatacaataaaGATAGTATAGCAAATAATTCtcaaaaaatgatgaatacACATTTAATGAATTTACATAACAATGTGAATGCTAactatatgaataattataatatggaAAAACACGGATGGGTTGAAATGGTAGCAAAAAATGGTAGGaagttttattataattccaTAACTAAATGTTCCAAATGGGAAAAACCAAATGAACTTAAAACCAAAGAAGAAATAAGGATTtctgaaaaaacaaaatggaaAGAATATTCTTGTAGTGACGGAAGAAAATATTGGTAtcatgaagaaaaaaatattagtgTATGGGATGAAccagaagaaataaaaaaaataaaattagagTGTGCTTTAGAAGATAAagaattagaaaataaagataataataaaaaggaaaatataaaagatgaagaagatCCTGAAGCTGAAACGAATGATAAATCAAATgctagtaataatatatgtgatgATATGTATAATAGTAATGgagaatataaaatgaatgaaaaaaataagaatattccatttaataatagtagtacaaattatgtaaatgttaataatatagaacaaataaataaaaaaatagataataataataataataataaatcaagTTTGACGTGGGAAAaatttgataataaaaatgatgcaAGAGAACATTTGAAATTTTTAttcgaagaaaaaaaagtgaaTCCAAAAATGACATGGGATAGTGCTCTAAAAATTTTAGAAGCTGATAATCGATGGTCAAGTTTAGTGATACTTACTAAAGGTGAAAAGAAGCAACTTTTCTGTGAATATATTAGTCatgttattaaaagaaataatgaaaatgaaagaCGTAAAAGACAAAAATCAAGagaaataatttttcaaaCCTTATTAAATTGGGACAAATTAAATGAATGTACAACATATGTTGAATTCGCTTCCCAATTTTATAAACAAGAATGGTGGGAGTGGATTACTGAAAAAGAAAGAGATGAAGTATTTCAAGATTTTATGGATGGTTATAAATCTAAATTTAAGGaaacaagaagaaaaaaaagaaaacaaaagatggaaattttaaaacaaaaatttcAAGAATATGCAacagataataaaaatccaTTAAAATGGAATGATgttcaaaaatattttagagATGATGAAGATTTTCATTCATTACATAAAATTGATGCTTTGGCTGCTTGGGAAGacttttatgaaaaatatcataatgtcgaaaaaatgaaacttaaaaaaaaaatttatcgtattttaagaaaaaaaagggaagcctttattgaattattaaatgaatattatgaaaataatattttaaatatgaagACACAATggatattttttgtttctaaaatatataaggatACACGCTACACAGATATATTAGGACATCAAGGATCCTCACCAAGAATATTATTTGATGAATTCATTGATTCTCTACAAGAACAatatttaatacataaatcctatattaaaaaagcaTATAAAGAAATGGATTTTACTATAGATGAAAACATCACTCTTGaagattttttaaaaacattttcTAATGTACAAagcaaatataatattcctGATGCTAATatgaattttatatatttatctttacaaaaaaaattaaaacaaaaaaaaaataaagaaatcaAACATATTAACAAGGTAGCCAAATATTTTTCCAAATTTACAGAACTTAAACCAAGCATGTCATATAACAAAGTAATTAGTATTATGAAAAACACAAGTAAATGGTCCGTAGTTTGTACCTTATGTCCCAAAGAAGAACAAAAATTGGCTGCTTATAATATGTGGAAAACATTTATAAATTCCCAGGATTTAGATAACTCCTCTGATTCATCATATtctaataaaatgtataataaaaattcaaGAAAAAAGGATATCTCAAATTCAAAAGAACACGAATATTATGATGACGAAGATAAAACAACATCTAGAAACAATAAGTATTTAAGAGATGACGAATCTGATTCAAGTGCCCAAACTATTGAATCCTTGCGTACTATTGAAAATGCTTCAAGCTAGCCATGTATaaattccaaaaaaaaaaaacaaaaaaaaaacagtaTATTTAGTTCAACAGGAAAATATATTCGTTTTtaattttgatatttttaaatgtgtattaaatgaaaaataaataaaaaaagatgaaaaattataaatataaatatgtatacaatatatataatatatattttattatataagcatttatacaaaatatatagtaaaaggaaaaaaaaaaaaaaattagcaATTCTGCattacttattttttttttatacttttttaatttgataattattaatattaaatttatacatatatatatatatatatatatatagctatttttttattattttttttttttttttagttatcATTTATTTCTAGTATTGAcaggttaaaaaaaaaaaaaaaaattaaaacaaaaacaagacttttaaataatataattcgtTATTCTTATATGGAGacgaattttataaattatatatatgcacatTATAtagaatttaaatatatacatataaaatgtattatcattaacattaatatgaaaatttaccgttaatttttttttttttaattataatttttaatatgtaataGAATATTACATTAGgacatataatcatataattaaaataaataatacacgtatataatatatacatattttttatctttaaaaattaaacatttgtaatatatatgtatatatgtttgtttgtttttttttttttttttcttctttttaattcTAATTGATgcctataattttttttttttggaaattattatataatgtttttgtaagaatataatataaatattaatacatatatatatatatatatatatatatatatatatgtagatttttatttctatattttacACATTTATGTTTTACGTTTTACATACATAaaacattattttattttataattaaaaaagtgttttcttattatatatatatttatttatttatttatatattattatttttttttttttttcatatggaattaaaaaaatatatgttattacacatataatatatatatatatatatatgcacataatatttttatgttgttattcaaatttttttttatcatatgtacaaaatattatattatatatatataatatatatataatatgaatttttgatagtttcatattttataaatacttCTCTTTGTATAATTTCCCTTGAAAATTttgttcaaaaaaaaaaaaattatatcacCAAAAAAATCTTtagaaaattttatttttatttttactttttttttttttttttttctttttagactatttttattttgtatttaatataataatatttttcctaaaaataatttttaatctATTCTTAAtatgattaatatatttgtccgaaattttgataataatagtataaatattaatatatatatatatatatataaagatatttttaataattttttttttttttttaatatttgaaaaaattcgatattattaaataaaacaatattatgttaaaaaaggaaaatatccttttcttcttttatatatcatacatagtattgaataaatatataaatgttattatgaaactaattataatattttaatgcataatatttgttctatagataatttaaataaaattacacGTTTAATTTTGACcaaaattttttcattaattttttataatttttttttttttttaaatatatacatagaatttttttttcattaaaatataaacataaaataaaattaatgaatagtatatatattgtaaatattatatatatatatataatatacataatggtagaaatatataaatagtatatatatataatataaataatatatataatatatataatatattaatatatacaattatatgaataatttatataattatatatatatatatatttatatttatatatataatagaaatgtaatttatatataataactatgtgtataatattattattattttgaattttttttttttttttttttttttttattttgttttgacTAAAATATGCactaaaattttttttgaataatattattaattgtagtaaatattaattataattttttgtacatTTTGTGTTTTATAACACATTAGTCATAAaatagattatatatatatatatatatatatatatatataataccatattgattatatataatattatatatatatgtatatatctaATTATTAactaattatttaaatatatatattttatattaacttcatattataaatgtataataaagcgtttcccttttttttaattattaaaatcatgagataatataaaatgataattaaGGTTAATTCGGTTCAAACACAGAaggtaaaaattaaaattattaagataaatattaatactggaggttatacatatatatatatatatatatataatatatatataatattaaggaGAATTATATTGTGCGAATACGTAAAATGAAGTTGAACTATTATAAATTACTTAGAAAAAAAGGGGTGCAATATTGtattgaataaaaaatatataaagaccCCTAATGTGAATACAGCTATATAGTaaattacacatatatattatatatatatatatatatatatatatatatatatatttatttatttatttatttgttgtaCTTTTgaacattttaattttagaGCCAAGATGGTAACAAAGTTCATAATAGTCAAGATGATATGGATAATGAGGAAAAAAGCATAAGGATATATGCAGAtggttaaaaaatataaagaatatatgaaacatgacatatatatatatgtgtatatattttcttatttttttcttaattttttttgttggtttttccttctttttaGGTGTTTATGACCTGCTACATTTGGGTCATATGAAACAGCTTGAGCAAGCCAAACATGTAGATAAGAATGTTACCCTAATTGTGGGTGTTACAGGAGATAATGAGACTAGAAAGTTTAAAGGTCAAATTGTTCAAACTCTAGAAGAAAGAACAGAGACTTTAAAACATATACGATGGGTAGATGAAATAATTTCTCCATGCCCATGGGTGATTACTCCTGAATTTATGGAGGAACATAAAATAGATTATGTTGCACATGATGATATACCATATGCAAATAAtcagaaaaagaagaaaaaaaaaaagtctaAAGGGAAATCATTTAGTTtcgatgaagaaaatgaagatatatatGCTTGGTTAAAAAGAGCAGGGAAATTTAAAGCAACACAAAGAACAGAAGGTGTATCAACTACAGATTTAATTGtaagaatattaaaaaattatgaggATTATATTGAAAGGTCATTACAACGTGGTATACATCCTAATGAATTAAATATTGGTGTAACCAAAGCTCAGtcaataaaaatgaaaaaaaatttaatacgTTGGGGAGAAAAAGTAACAGATGAATTAACGAAGGTAACTTTAACAGACAAGCCATTAGGTACTGATTTTGATCAGGGTATTGATATAATAAGAGATAAAGTACatgatttatttaaattatggAGATATCATTCAAAAAAACTTTTAAAAGATTTTGCAAAATCATTTGATCCaatgtttattataattagaaAAAGATATAGGAAAGATAATTTATCAGCTATGTACTTATCTGattcaaattatttttctAGTTCTATGAaagatgaattaaaaaaaaagaaaagtttAAGTAgtacatttaataatattgatgaatattattattcagcTGATGAAGAAGATACACGGGATAATAGTTTTTATCgagttataaataaaattgctAATCATACTTATTATagtgaaaaagaaaattatgaaaCCTGTTTTGAATTAGAACATTCTTTaagagataaaaaaaaaagtttaatatttaaagataaaaatatgaaattatcACCTGAtgatttattacattttactAATCCTATGAATTCAAAGTatgatcataattattattattataataatacatatgataAATTAAGTAACGTAACTTTTAATTTAAacggaataaaaaaaaaaagttatgaTAATGAATCTTCCTATATCAAAACAGCTTATCATGATATAATtgatgaagataaaaatttattaaataaagaaaaaagttttaataaagatgaaaaaaaaaaaaaaaaaagtattctTGAGACAgatcaatataaaaattgtgaGGATCAACAatttgataataaatataatcatataataattggaaagaaaaaaagtgaTAGCACTTATGATAATAGTTTGGATAAAGAATcatcaaatgaaaaaaaattatcaattGATAAAGGACAATATTCTAATATGGATAGttcaaattattttcatgATTGTAAAACCATGCTAAGTGAACATAATGAATCTATTGAATCtagtaataatgatataaatggaAAGCAAAAGGAACAcattaaaaaaggaaattctGAGAATCAAGATGTAGATCCAGATACAAACCCAGATGCAGTTccagatgatgatgatgatgatgataatagtaATGATGAAAGTGAATATGAAAGTAGTCAAATGGATagtgaaaaaaataagggatcaataaaaaattcaaaaaatgtTGTTATATATGCTGACGGAGTATATGATATGCTTCATTTAGGGCATATGAAACAATTGGAGCAAGCCAAAAAACTTTTTGAAAATACTACTTTAATAGTAGGTGTAACTAGCGATAATGAAACCAAATTATTTAAAGGTCAAGTTGTTCAAACTCTTGAAGAAAGAACAGAGACTTTAAAACATATACGATGGGTAGATGAAATAATTTCTCCATGCCCATGGGTTGTAACTCCAGAATTtttggaaaaatataaaatagatTATGTTGCACATGATGATATACCATATGCAAATAAtcagaaaaagaaaaagaaaaaaaaatctaaAGGGAAGTCATTTAGTtttgatgaagaaaatgaagatatatatGCTTGGTTAAAAAGAGCAGGCAAATTTAAAGCAACACAAAGAACAGAAGGTGTATCAACTACAGATTTAATAGtaagaatattaaaaaattatgaggATTATATTGAAAGGTCATTACAACGTGGTATACATCCTAATGAATTAAATATTGGTGTAACCAAAGCTCAGtcaataaaaatgaaaaaaaatttaataagatGGGGAGAAAAAGTGACAGATGAATTAACTAAAGTTACTTTAACAGACAAGCCATTAGGTACGGATTTTGATCAAGGAGTTGAAAATCTTCAAGTCAAATTTAAAgaactttttaaaatatggaaaaatgCATCGAATAAATTGATAACTGATTTTACAAGAAAACTTGAAGCAACATCTTATTTAACATCTATTCAAAATATCATAGATTATGAAATAGAAAATGATGATTATGCTAGTAGTAATTTTGATGATGAAACCAGTAGTTAAAATGTAATTtgtcttttatttatatttgacatgatataataaaataaaaaataatataaaatataataagaagaaaaataaaaagaattgtacatataaatcatatacagattatatacatataatgtgtataaaatattttttttatcttgtcatagtttttaatatatgaatttatataaaattttttttttttgtttttattatatctgcCTAAATTTCTCAATTTATCAATTTTTATGAAGCATTCTCTCATCTTTATCTTTTCCccttctttttatttcatttctctttttccttttatttcttcttttttatatatagtttttatgtttatgtaaataattaaataatcttcttttttaaaggtaattcttttttttctttttttttttttatatataatattttataaatttttatgtacatttttgtattttgtattttgtattttgaattttccatttttcattcttttttttttttttttttttttttgtgtgtatattatgaaaaaaagataaaatagttaattattaaatttgtactcatatatattatatatataatatatatgtatatatgtgtaatctatatatattgttttcaCCTTCTTACTATTGatcaaattataaaaaaaaaaaggaaagaaaatgaagataagGTATTCAAATGTacaaaatgttttatataactatatatgatatatatattatgatttatttatgtatgtattttattatgatttattaatttttgttttaatacaTGCCttgtaaattattaataatttatcacAATGTGcgtaatttttaaaatatacttTCTTAATTATCCAAAATATTTATTGGATCCATAATGTGTAAATATATggacatattattataatatgcacaataataaaaaaatatgcagCCTacattgatatatatatatatatatatatatatatacatatacatatatttgaaatttagaatattatatatttttgtctaTCATgaattttatattgtttcattttattttattttttttgtttttgtgtttttatataaatcttatataacttattaaaaatttctgAAATTTTCTTGTTGAACATTATAGAAAAGTACTTAGtttttaaaaagataaattatttttgttgttttgTTTAAAGTCATTAgttgtataaaataatttatattaaaaaataaaggaatatatacaaaaaacaacaaaaaattatatatatatatatatttgaggATATTTATATAGGTGTGTATGTACAATATATGTacctttaaaaaatatgtttcatTAAGAAATaatcatacatatttttttaatgtaggaaaaaaaagtttACTATAGATGGTCCagtagatatatatatgaacatatcTAAATGTATTTAACACataaatatgtgtatatatatatgtatattccctcattgttatatttattgttatattctGTTCAttctataaaataatacgaataaaaaaaaagatttttgatttttaatacatttaaatttgtatatctattttttacaatattgacaagattttattttattttttttttttttttttgttgttcttATAATAAAGGGATGAATATGAATTTAGTTTTGTTCATTTCCTTGATCTGTTTATTTTTTGGTTGtagtaataaattatatgccTTAAGAAATGTTACAAGGAAATCAGAACCCATGTCTGATAAATCCTTCATAGTTAATAGATTGATAAGTTACAAAGAAGAAATTGATTCAcaagtatataaaaatatgtatacatatatatatatttagtggTTCATGGTGTTgtctaatatataatttatatgaataaaatatatgtatacatttatttttatgtaaaccTCGATGTTTTTACTTTCACATATCATATagtattaattaattattatatatattattaacattctatatacctttttatttttatctaatcaatatatatatatatatatgtatatatatatatttttatttttatttatatgtccCCATAATTAAACAGATAAAGAACTTTAggaaatattatgaattgCCAAATGAGATGGATTTTGAATTAAAGGAATTATGGGATTTAGTAAATATAGTTAGTGAGAGCCAAGAAAGTCAGATgaaagaattatttaaattttcacATTCTTTAGAACAAAGCAAATTATCactttttaaaatgttaagTGAATATGAAAATAGAATTGATCAGTTAGAATATAAcataatggaaaaaaaattgtatgaTCCATTTAttgaaaaatttatatacccTATTTCAAAATATTGGTTAAAAAtagattttaataatttaagatCCTATTGGAAATATGAGAACAATAAAAATGACTTTTCTATAATTCAagcaaataatatatccaaTATAAATATCCCTGCTACTATTTTGTTGTTAAGGCATCATAAGATAATAAATGGATATATAAATGTGGACATAAAGCCCTTATTTGACGATGTAAAGAATTTGAAGCAATCATCCTCAGGTATAATTTTCGATTTTGTAGACTACTCAAACTATAGATATATTGAATTGGCGTTTATAAATAGTGATGGTATTATTAGTGTTCATCAGATCGTAAACGGACTTGGAACCAAGTAAGAAAAGATCAAACTTTTTTTCATGCAAAATATGTAATACAACTACATACAAAGATAAGGAACATAAATaggtacatatatacatatatatatatatatgttatattataggATTGTCTCGAAACAGGTTGAAGCCGACCCAAACACATTCACAACGCTAACTGCAGAATTTCTcttgaacaaaataaatgtttttttaaattataaaatgattatagaaataaatataacaaatcaGATGATAGATATTAACGTAGGGTTATTTAGCAAGATTGGAAAGGctgaatttaaaaatatattaagtgGAAATATAGACTTAGAAAAGTTACTAAGTCGTAAATTTGTTGAATTTAATGAAGAGAATATATCAAAAGTTAATATGGTAAATTCTTATCGTTTtctaaataaaatgaacataGATAATTTAGGTGTATATGAAATaccatataattataataagaagGATTATGATAACTTTgaagataatattattgataATGTATATGCAGTTCCTGATTCGGATtcttattatgatgatgaaaatataacaGGGTGGGTAAAAactaataacataaataataatgaattcgaaaataattatatattaaataagaatattaaCCTTATACCTAGTTCATGTACTAATTATAATAGTAgtaagaatattttttatttaactgaatttataataaacaatAGTTCTGTACATAATTGGAAAATTACCAATGAATTTGGAATACAACGtattcattttaataatgattataaaaaaagtatttttAAAGCATCTTTAGTTTATAAACATAGTACATGTAATTCAGTTACAATATCTTCCTATATCAAATTAGAATATAATAGTGAAGCTGGATTAATATTTAggtatgaaaatattaataatatgtatatcttAATAATTTCTACAAATACTAAAGAAAtacttttgaaaaaaattattaatgatATACCAACTATcataaaaagtaaatatattcataatattaatacataccAAAGAcatcatttattaattaatgatCAAGGACAAAATGGTCATATATCAATCTttttaaataacataaaaatattttcaattaataatgaacatttttataaatcaaGTT from Plasmodium falciparum 3D7 genome assembly, chromosome: 13 encodes the following:
- a CDS encoding pre-mRNA-processing factor 40, putative; the encoded protein is MIPNMPNIPISSDIENVPNEQNITNETNITNGEYVSSGPNVSGGPNMPGGSNMPGGPNMPGGSNMPGGPNMPGGSNMPGGPNIPGGPSPPSIPQIPNLPTIPGMPNILNLPNLPNLSNFPNFPGLPNIPNLPGIVPHNINNSHFMSANPMNPIGMPFMPGLLPNMNTCDYYHKNLMPMHPGYDNYNNIMYGQPNNLGMPIPPNNMENINDMATNNPNMIKIYNKDSIANNSQKMMNTHLMNLHNNVNANYMNNYNMEKHGWVEMVAKNGRKFYYNSITKCSKWEKPNELKTKEEIRISEKTKWKEYSCSDGRKYWYHEEKNISVWDEPEEIKKIKLECALEDKELENKDNNKKENIKDEEDPEAETNDKSNASNNICDDMYNSNGEYKMNEKNKNIPFNNSSTNYVNVNNIEQINKKIDNNNNNNKSSLTWEKFDNKNDAREHLKFLFEEKKVNPKMTWDSALKILEADNRWSSLVILTKGEKKQLFCEYISHVIKRNNENERRKRQKSREIIFQTLLNWDKLNECTTYVEFASQFYKQEWWEWITEKERDEVFQDFMDGYKSKFKETRRKKRKQKMEILKQKFQEYATDNKNPLKWNDVQKYFRDDEDFHSLHKIDALAAWEDFYEKYHNVEKMKLKKKIYRILRKKREAFIELLNEYYENNILNMKTQWIFFVSKIYKDTRYTDILGHQGSSPRILFDEFIDSLQEQYLIHKSYIKKAYKEMDFTIDENITLEDFLKTFSNVQSKYNIPDANMNFIYLSLQKKLKQKKNKEIKHINKVAKYFSKFTELKPSMSYNKVISIMKNTSKWSVVCTLCPKEEQKLAAYNMWKTFINSQDLDNSSDSSYSNKMYNKNSRKKDISNSKEHEYYDDEDKTTSRNNKYLRDDESDSSAQTIESLRTIENASS
- a CDS encoding choline-phosphate cytidylyltransferase, encoding MIIKVNSVQTQKSQDGNKVHNSQDDMDNEEKSIRIYADGVYDLLHLGHMKQLEQAKHVDKNVTLIVGVTGDNETRKFKGQIVQTLEERTETLKHIRWVDEIISPCPWVITPEFMEEHKIDYVAHDDIPYANNQKKKKKKKSKGKSFSFDEENEDIYAWLKRAGKFKATQRTEGVSTTDLIVRILKNYEDYIERSLQRGIHPNELNIGVTKAQSIKMKKNLIRWGEKVTDELTKVTLTDKPLGTDFDQGIDIIRDKVHDLFKLWRYHSKKLLKDFAKSFDPMFIIIRKRYRKDNLSAMYLSDSNYFSSSMKDELKKKKSLSSTFNNIDEYYYSADEEDTRDNSFYRVINKIANHTYYSEKENYETCFELEHSLRDKKKSLIFKDKNMKLSPDDLLHFTNPMNSKYDHNYYYYNNTYDKLSNVTFNLNGIKKKSYDNESSYIKTAYHDIIDEDKNLLNKEKSFNKDEKKKKKSILETDQYKNCEDQQFDNKYNHIIIGKKKSDSTYDNSLDKESSNEKKLSIDKGQYSNMDSSNYFHDCKTMLSEHNESIESSNNDINGKQKEHIKKGNSENQDVDPDTNPDAVPDDDDDDDNSNDESEYESSQMDSEKNKGSIKNSKNVVIYADGVYDMLHLGHMKQLEQAKKLFENTTLIVGVTSDNETKLFKGQVVQTLEERTETLKHIRWVDEIISPCPWVVTPEFLEKYKIDYVAHDDIPYANNQKKKKKKKSKGKSFSFDEENEDIYAWLKRAGKFKATQRTEGVSTTDLIVRILKNYEDYIERSLQRGIHPNELNIGVTKAQSIKMKKNLIRWGEKVTDELTKVTLTDKPLGTDFDQGVENLQVKFKELFKIWKNASNKLITDFTRKLEATSYLTSIQNIIDYEIENDDYASSNFDDETSS